The Papaver somniferum cultivar HN1 chromosome 3, ASM357369v1, whole genome shotgun sequence genome includes a region encoding these proteins:
- the LOC113355522 gene encoding lysine-specific demethylase JMJ25-like isoform X1: protein MAILEGRNLRERKKKNYVVAADEGLEDEILVDDDDDVKKTTAKSSRKRTLEKKKKCVATEVQNKRVKYNNDGTKVLSNNCHQCQRNDRGDVIRCLKCNDRKRFCTPCLKKWYPGFTNEYFAEACPFCRGMCYCKACLLQYTDLMKEELKLEPETEVKYSVILLNALLPLLKEIAQEQEKEKQIESMFQGLAVSDVKIQDAGCHIKERVYCDICSTSIFDLHRRCLDCEIDLCVTCCGEIRKGFVPGGLEEQILDYVDRGQPYMHGELPLETLIKHKSVAKSSENKVERKSNLESRNDGSISCTTCGGLFKLMSIMGKDMLPSLVKGAEEVIKKHEHSDVPRPSQEFSSLISSGHLCDDNNLLRRAACRAGGDDNFLFCPLAKDIKHRELEHFQIHWGGGEPVIVRNVNELSSGMRWDPPALLKALHEKSNSKVVKGDFKAVDCLELSEVAVTATEFFNGYSKGRRHDNLWPEMLKLKDWPPSDLLEERLGRHCADFISRLPYQYYTNPNWGFFNLATKLPENSLKPDLGPKTYIAYGYAEELGRGDSVTKLHLDMSDAVNILTHAEEVPVDDEQRTAIEILRKKHIAQDKVELYNKNKANHLPSDKCIPEPDGNDLLDTKASSGECIPERVGNELLPEANIKVYTRRAKKMDAGIPLKVSSGASTLKVYTRRAKKMDAGIPLKDSSRNSDGLGIGSNLENEVKIVAKISGDQGRKQKGKLLAAVGERKSVGQKSKTECHDEGYTGETSSSSLKIEGGALWDIFRREDVPKLEDYIRKHYGEFRHSFCNPVPQVIHPIHDQSFYLTFEHMRKLKEEFGIEPWTFVQDVHEAVLIPAGCPHQVRNLKSCTKVAVDFVSIENVQECVKLAEEFRLLPRDHRAKEDKLEVKKMAIYAVQNAVTFIQKQNKSEKKNPGKSK, encoded by the exons ATGGCGATTCTAGAAGGGCGAAATcttagagaaagaaaaaagaagaattatGTAGTAGCTGCTGATGAGGGTTTGGAGGATGAGATACTtgttgatgacgatgatgatgtaAAGAAGACGACGGCAAAGAGTAGTCGGAAAAGGActctggagaagaagaagaaatgcgtTGCTACTGAGGTTCAGAATAAGAGAGTAAAGTATAATAATGAT GGTACtaaagttctatccaacaacTGCCATCAATGTCAGAGAAATGATCGAGGGGATGTTATTCGATGTCTTAAGTGTAATGACAGAAAACGATTCTGCACACCCTGCTTAAAAAAATG GTATCCTGGATTTACAAACGAGTACTTTGCTGAGGCTTGTCCATTTTGCCGGGGAATGTGCTATTGTAAAGCATGCTTGCTCCAGTACACGGATTTGATG AAAGAAGAATTGAAGCTTGAACCAGAAACCGAAGTTAAGTACTCGGTAATATTGTTAAATGCTCTTCTGCCTCTCCTGAAagagattgctcaagagcaagagaAGGAAAAGCAGATCGAATCAATGTTTCAAG GTTTAGCAGTCTCGGATGTAAAAATACAAGATGCTGGCTGTCACATTAAGGAGCGTGTGTACTG CGATATCTGCTCCACGTCTATCTTTGACCTCCACAGAAGATGTTTGGACTGTGAAATCGATCTGTGCGTTACATGTTGCGGGGAGATTCGGAAAGGTTTCGTACCGGGAGGTCTAGAGGAACAAATTTTAGATTATGTTGACAGAGGACAGCCTTATATGCATGGTGAGTTGCCATTGGAAACCTTGATAAAGCATAAATCAGTTGCTAAAAGCTCTGAGAACAAAGTTGAGCGAAAATCTAATTTAGAATCGAGGAATGATGGTAGCATATCTTGCACAACTTGTGGTGGTCTTTTCAAATTGATGAGTATTATGGGAAAAGATATGTTACCGAGTTTGGTAAAAGGTGCGGAGGAAGTAATAAAAAAGCATGAACACTCAGATGTCCCAAGACCTTCACAGGAATTCTCCTCCTTGATTTCTTCTGGCCATTTATGTGATGACAACAATTTGTTGCGGAGGGCTGCTTGTCGTGCAGGTGGAGATGACAATTTTTTGTTTTGTCCATTAGCCAAAGACATCAAGCACAGGGAACTGGAGCACTTTCAGATTCACTGGGGAGGAGGAGAACCAGTGATTGTTCGCAATGTAAATGAACTTTCATCTGGCATGCGATGGGATCCTCCAGCTTTGTTAAAAGCTCTTCACGAGAAAAGTAATTCCAAGGTGGTAAAGGGTGATTTTAAAGCTGTCGATTGCTTGGAATTAAGTGAG GTGGCGGTTACTGCAACTGAGTTTTTCAATGGCTATTCAAAAGGTCGAAGACATGATAACTTATGGCCTGAGATGCTCAAGTTGAAAGACTGGCCGCCTTCTGATTTGTTGGAGGAGCGGTTGGGACGCCACTGTGCGGATTTTATTTCTAGATTACCGTATCAGTATTATACAAATCCTAATTGGGGATTTTTTAATCTTGCTACAAAGCTCCCAGAAAATTCTTTGAAACCTGATCTGGGGCCTAAAACGTATATTGCTTATGGGTATGCCGAAGAACTTGGCCGTGGGGACTCTGTTACCAAGCTTCATTTAGATATGTCTGATGCG GTGAATATACTCACGCATGCTGAAGAAGTGCCTGTTGATGATGAGCAGCGTACTGCTATAGAAATTTTGAGAAAGAAGCACATAGCTCAAGATAAAGTAGAGCTATACAACAAGAATAAGGCCAATCATTTACCTTCAGATAAATGCATTCCTGAACCAGATGGTAAtgatttacttgatacaaaggcaTCTTCAGGTGAATGCATTCCAGAACGAGTTGGTAATGAATTACTGCCGGAAGCTAATATTAAGGTCTACACAAGAAGGGCAAAGAAAATGGATGCTGGAATTCCTTTGAAGGTATCTTCAGGTGCATCTACATTGAAGGTCTACACAAGAAGGGCAAAGAAAATGGATGCTGGAATTCCTCTGAaggattccagcagaaattccgaCGGATTAGGTATAGGGTCGAATTTGGAAAATGAGGTTAAAATTGTGGCAAAGATATCTGGTGATCAGGGGAGAAAACAGAAGGGCAAACTACTTGCAGCAGTTGGTGAAAGAAAGTCGGTGGGGCAAAAATCTAAGACTGAATGTCACGATGAGGGGTACACTGGCGAAACGAGTTCTAGTAGTCTAAAGATTGAAGGTGGTGCTCTTTGGGATATCTTTCGTAGAGAAGATGTTCCAAAATTGGAGGATTACATTAGAAAGCATTATGGAGAATTCCGGCACTCCTTCTGTAATCCTGTCCCGCAG GTTATTCACCCTATACATGATCAGTCGTTTTACCTAACCTTCGAGCATATGAGAAAGCTCAAGGAAGAATTTG GAATCGAACCTTGGACGTTTGTGCAAGATGTTCATGAAGCTGTACTGATTCCCGCAGGTTGTCCGCATCAAGTGCGGAACCTGAAG TCATGCACCAAGGTTGCAGTTGACTTTGTATCAATTGAAAATGTTCAAGAATGCGTTAAATTGGCTGAAGAGTTTCGCCTGCTTCCACGGGACCACAGGGCTAAGGAAGATAAGCTAGAG GTCAAAAAAATGGCCATATATGCTGTCCAGAACGCTGTTACTTTTATTCAAAAACAGAACAA GTCGGAGAAGAAAAATCCTGGGAAATCAAAATGA
- the LOC113355522 gene encoding lysine-specific demethylase JMJ25-like isoform X3 — protein sequence MCYCKACLLQYTDLMKEELKLEPETEVKYSVILLNALLPLLKEIAQEQEKEKQIESMFQGLAVSDVKIQDAGCHIKERVYCDICSTSIFDLHRRCLDCEIDLCVTCCGEIRKGFVPGGLEEQILDYVDRGQPYMHGELPLETLIKHKSVAKSSENKVERKSNLESRNDGSISCTTCGGLFKLMSIMGKDMLPSLVKGAEEVIKKHEHSDVPRPSQEFSSLISSGHLCDDNNLLRRAACRAGGDDNFLFCPLAKDIKHRELEHFQIHWGGGEPVIVRNVNELSSGMRWDPPALLKALHEKSNSKVVKGDFKAVDCLELSEVAVTATEFFNGYSKGRRHDNLWPEMLKLKDWPPSDLLEERLGRHCADFISRLPYQYYTNPNWGFFNLATKLPENSLKPDLGPKTYIAYGYAEELGRGDSVTKLHLDMSDAVNILTHAEEVPVDDEQRTAIEILRKKHIAQDKVELYNKNKANHLPSDKCIPEPDGNDLLDTKASSGECIPERVGNELLPEANIKVYTRRAKKMDAGIPLKVSSGASTLKVYTRRAKKMDAGIPLKDSSRNSDGLGIGSNLENEVKIVAKISGDQGRKQKGKLLAAVGERKSVGQKSKTECHDEGYTGETSSSSLKIEGGALWDIFRREDVPKLEDYIRKHYGEFRHSFCNPVPQVIHPIHDQSFYLTFEHMRKLKEEFGIEPWTFVQDVHEAVLIPAGCPHQVRNLKSCTKVAVDFVSIENVQECVKLAEEFRLLPRDHRAKEDKLEVKKMAIYAVQNAVTFIQKQNKSEKKNPGKSK from the exons ATGTGCTATTGTAAAGCATGCTTGCTCCAGTACACGGATTTGATG AAAGAAGAATTGAAGCTTGAACCAGAAACCGAAGTTAAGTACTCGGTAATATTGTTAAATGCTCTTCTGCCTCTCCTGAAagagattgctcaagagcaagagaAGGAAAAGCAGATCGAATCAATGTTTCAAG GTTTAGCAGTCTCGGATGTAAAAATACAAGATGCTGGCTGTCACATTAAGGAGCGTGTGTACTG CGATATCTGCTCCACGTCTATCTTTGACCTCCACAGAAGATGTTTGGACTGTGAAATCGATCTGTGCGTTACATGTTGCGGGGAGATTCGGAAAGGTTTCGTACCGGGAGGTCTAGAGGAACAAATTTTAGATTATGTTGACAGAGGACAGCCTTATATGCATGGTGAGTTGCCATTGGAAACCTTGATAAAGCATAAATCAGTTGCTAAAAGCTCTGAGAACAAAGTTGAGCGAAAATCTAATTTAGAATCGAGGAATGATGGTAGCATATCTTGCACAACTTGTGGTGGTCTTTTCAAATTGATGAGTATTATGGGAAAAGATATGTTACCGAGTTTGGTAAAAGGTGCGGAGGAAGTAATAAAAAAGCATGAACACTCAGATGTCCCAAGACCTTCACAGGAATTCTCCTCCTTGATTTCTTCTGGCCATTTATGTGATGACAACAATTTGTTGCGGAGGGCTGCTTGTCGTGCAGGTGGAGATGACAATTTTTTGTTTTGTCCATTAGCCAAAGACATCAAGCACAGGGAACTGGAGCACTTTCAGATTCACTGGGGAGGAGGAGAACCAGTGATTGTTCGCAATGTAAATGAACTTTCATCTGGCATGCGATGGGATCCTCCAGCTTTGTTAAAAGCTCTTCACGAGAAAAGTAATTCCAAGGTGGTAAAGGGTGATTTTAAAGCTGTCGATTGCTTGGAATTAAGTGAG GTGGCGGTTACTGCAACTGAGTTTTTCAATGGCTATTCAAAAGGTCGAAGACATGATAACTTATGGCCTGAGATGCTCAAGTTGAAAGACTGGCCGCCTTCTGATTTGTTGGAGGAGCGGTTGGGACGCCACTGTGCGGATTTTATTTCTAGATTACCGTATCAGTATTATACAAATCCTAATTGGGGATTTTTTAATCTTGCTACAAAGCTCCCAGAAAATTCTTTGAAACCTGATCTGGGGCCTAAAACGTATATTGCTTATGGGTATGCCGAAGAACTTGGCCGTGGGGACTCTGTTACCAAGCTTCATTTAGATATGTCTGATGCG GTGAATATACTCACGCATGCTGAAGAAGTGCCTGTTGATGATGAGCAGCGTACTGCTATAGAAATTTTGAGAAAGAAGCACATAGCTCAAGATAAAGTAGAGCTATACAACAAGAATAAGGCCAATCATTTACCTTCAGATAAATGCATTCCTGAACCAGATGGTAAtgatttacttgatacaaaggcaTCTTCAGGTGAATGCATTCCAGAACGAGTTGGTAATGAATTACTGCCGGAAGCTAATATTAAGGTCTACACAAGAAGGGCAAAGAAAATGGATGCTGGAATTCCTTTGAAGGTATCTTCAGGTGCATCTACATTGAAGGTCTACACAAGAAGGGCAAAGAAAATGGATGCTGGAATTCCTCTGAaggattccagcagaaattccgaCGGATTAGGTATAGGGTCGAATTTGGAAAATGAGGTTAAAATTGTGGCAAAGATATCTGGTGATCAGGGGAGAAAACAGAAGGGCAAACTACTTGCAGCAGTTGGTGAAAGAAAGTCGGTGGGGCAAAAATCTAAGACTGAATGTCACGATGAGGGGTACACTGGCGAAACGAGTTCTAGTAGTCTAAAGATTGAAGGTGGTGCTCTTTGGGATATCTTTCGTAGAGAAGATGTTCCAAAATTGGAGGATTACATTAGAAAGCATTATGGAGAATTCCGGCACTCCTTCTGTAATCCTGTCCCGCAG GTTATTCACCCTATACATGATCAGTCGTTTTACCTAACCTTCGAGCATATGAGAAAGCTCAAGGAAGAATTTG GAATCGAACCTTGGACGTTTGTGCAAGATGTTCATGAAGCTGTACTGATTCCCGCAGGTTGTCCGCATCAAGTGCGGAACCTGAAG TCATGCACCAAGGTTGCAGTTGACTTTGTATCAATTGAAAATGTTCAAGAATGCGTTAAATTGGCTGAAGAGTTTCGCCTGCTTCCACGGGACCACAGGGCTAAGGAAGATAAGCTAGAG GTCAAAAAAATGGCCATATATGCTGTCCAGAACGCTGTTACTTTTATTCAAAAACAGAACAA GTCGGAGAAGAAAAATCCTGGGAAATCAAAATGA
- the LOC113355522 gene encoding lysine-specific demethylase JMJ25-like isoform X2, whose translation MAILEGRNLRERKKKNYVVAADEGLEDEILVDDDDDVKKTTAKSSRKRTLEKKKKCVATEVQNKRVKYNNDGTKVLSNNCHQCQRNDRGDVIRCLKCNDRKRFCTPCLKKWYPGFTNEYFAEACPFCRGMCYCKACLLQYTDLMKEELKLEPETEVKYSVILLNALLPLLKEIAQEQEKEKQIESMFQGLAVSDVKIQDAGCHIKERVYCDICSTSIFDLHRRCLDCEIDLCVTCCGEIRKGFVPGGLEEQILDYVDRGQPYMHAKDIKHRELEHFQIHWGGGEPVIVRNVNELSSGMRWDPPALLKALHEKSNSKVVKGDFKAVDCLELSEVAVTATEFFNGYSKGRRHDNLWPEMLKLKDWPPSDLLEERLGRHCADFISRLPYQYYTNPNWGFFNLATKLPENSLKPDLGPKTYIAYGYAEELGRGDSVTKLHLDMSDAVNILTHAEEVPVDDEQRTAIEILRKKHIAQDKVELYNKNKANHLPSDKCIPEPDGNDLLDTKASSGECIPERVGNELLPEANIKVYTRRAKKMDAGIPLKVSSGASTLKVYTRRAKKMDAGIPLKDSSRNSDGLGIGSNLENEVKIVAKISGDQGRKQKGKLLAAVGERKSVGQKSKTECHDEGYTGETSSSSLKIEGGALWDIFRREDVPKLEDYIRKHYGEFRHSFCNPVPQVIHPIHDQSFYLTFEHMRKLKEEFGIEPWTFVQDVHEAVLIPAGCPHQVRNLKSCTKVAVDFVSIENVQECVKLAEEFRLLPRDHRAKEDKLEVKKMAIYAVQNAVTFIQKQNKSEKKNPGKSK comes from the exons ATGGCGATTCTAGAAGGGCGAAATcttagagaaagaaaaaagaagaattatGTAGTAGCTGCTGATGAGGGTTTGGAGGATGAGATACTtgttgatgacgatgatgatgtaAAGAAGACGACGGCAAAGAGTAGTCGGAAAAGGActctggagaagaagaagaaatgcgtTGCTACTGAGGTTCAGAATAAGAGAGTAAAGTATAATAATGAT GGTACtaaagttctatccaacaacTGCCATCAATGTCAGAGAAATGATCGAGGGGATGTTATTCGATGTCTTAAGTGTAATGACAGAAAACGATTCTGCACACCCTGCTTAAAAAAATG GTATCCTGGATTTACAAACGAGTACTTTGCTGAGGCTTGTCCATTTTGCCGGGGAATGTGCTATTGTAAAGCATGCTTGCTCCAGTACACGGATTTGATG AAAGAAGAATTGAAGCTTGAACCAGAAACCGAAGTTAAGTACTCGGTAATATTGTTAAATGCTCTTCTGCCTCTCCTGAAagagattgctcaagagcaagagaAGGAAAAGCAGATCGAATCAATGTTTCAAG GTTTAGCAGTCTCGGATGTAAAAATACAAGATGCTGGCTGTCACATTAAGGAGCGTGTGTACTG CGATATCTGCTCCACGTCTATCTTTGACCTCCACAGAAGATGTTTGGACTGTGAAATCGATCTGTGCGTTACATGTTGCGGGGAGATTCGGAAAGGTTTCGTACCGGGAGGTCTAGAGGAACAAATTTTAGATTATGTTGACAGAGGACAGCCTTATATGCATG CCAAAGACATCAAGCACAGGGAACTGGAGCACTTTCAGATTCACTGGGGAGGAGGAGAACCAGTGATTGTTCGCAATGTAAATGAACTTTCATCTGGCATGCGATGGGATCCTCCAGCTTTGTTAAAAGCTCTTCACGAGAAAAGTAATTCCAAGGTGGTAAAGGGTGATTTTAAAGCTGTCGATTGCTTGGAATTAAGTGAG GTGGCGGTTACTGCAACTGAGTTTTTCAATGGCTATTCAAAAGGTCGAAGACATGATAACTTATGGCCTGAGATGCTCAAGTTGAAAGACTGGCCGCCTTCTGATTTGTTGGAGGAGCGGTTGGGACGCCACTGTGCGGATTTTATTTCTAGATTACCGTATCAGTATTATACAAATCCTAATTGGGGATTTTTTAATCTTGCTACAAAGCTCCCAGAAAATTCTTTGAAACCTGATCTGGGGCCTAAAACGTATATTGCTTATGGGTATGCCGAAGAACTTGGCCGTGGGGACTCTGTTACCAAGCTTCATTTAGATATGTCTGATGCG GTGAATATACTCACGCATGCTGAAGAAGTGCCTGTTGATGATGAGCAGCGTACTGCTATAGAAATTTTGAGAAAGAAGCACATAGCTCAAGATAAAGTAGAGCTATACAACAAGAATAAGGCCAATCATTTACCTTCAGATAAATGCATTCCTGAACCAGATGGTAAtgatttacttgatacaaaggcaTCTTCAGGTGAATGCATTCCAGAACGAGTTGGTAATGAATTACTGCCGGAAGCTAATATTAAGGTCTACACAAGAAGGGCAAAGAAAATGGATGCTGGAATTCCTTTGAAGGTATCTTCAGGTGCATCTACATTGAAGGTCTACACAAGAAGGGCAAAGAAAATGGATGCTGGAATTCCTCTGAaggattccagcagaaattccgaCGGATTAGGTATAGGGTCGAATTTGGAAAATGAGGTTAAAATTGTGGCAAAGATATCTGGTGATCAGGGGAGAAAACAGAAGGGCAAACTACTTGCAGCAGTTGGTGAAAGAAAGTCGGTGGGGCAAAAATCTAAGACTGAATGTCACGATGAGGGGTACACTGGCGAAACGAGTTCTAGTAGTCTAAAGATTGAAGGTGGTGCTCTTTGGGATATCTTTCGTAGAGAAGATGTTCCAAAATTGGAGGATTACATTAGAAAGCATTATGGAGAATTCCGGCACTCCTTCTGTAATCCTGTCCCGCAG GTTATTCACCCTATACATGATCAGTCGTTTTACCTAACCTTCGAGCATATGAGAAAGCTCAAGGAAGAATTTG GAATCGAACCTTGGACGTTTGTGCAAGATGTTCATGAAGCTGTACTGATTCCCGCAGGTTGTCCGCATCAAGTGCGGAACCTGAAG TCATGCACCAAGGTTGCAGTTGACTTTGTATCAATTGAAAATGTTCAAGAATGCGTTAAATTGGCTGAAGAGTTTCGCCTGCTTCCACGGGACCACAGGGCTAAGGAAGATAAGCTAGAG GTCAAAAAAATGGCCATATATGCTGTCCAGAACGCTGTTACTTTTATTCAAAAACAGAACAA GTCGGAGAAGAAAAATCCTGGGAAATCAAAATGA